One part of the Anaeromyxobacter sp. Fw109-5 genome encodes these proteins:
- a CDS encoding toll/interleukin-1 receptor domain-containing protein, which yields MALLSERALRARASGFTKIAEGNLKKSLRDHAASGAEFDVFLSHSALDQDVVRGLWRSLEEDFGFAVYVDWIVDPDLDRTKVNATTAERLRARLLQSKALLYASSVNSTESKWMPWELGFFDGLRSRAAVLPVSKTPQPDSAHKGIEYLGLYPYVSEERIKGSDNTTLWVNANKTTYTTLRQWVAGQDPIPVE from the coding sequence ATGGCGCTACTTTCGGAGCGCGCGCTGCGCGCCAGGGCATCAGGGTTCACCAAAATTGCTGAGGGTAACCTCAAGAAGTCACTAAGGGATCACGCGGCGAGCGGTGCCGAGTTCGACGTGTTCCTGTCCCACAGCGCGCTCGATCAAGACGTGGTCCGAGGCCTTTGGCGTTCTCTCGAAGAGGACTTCGGGTTCGCGGTGTACGTGGACTGGATCGTCGATCCCGACCTCGATCGCACGAAGGTTAATGCGACCACTGCGGAGCGGCTCCGGGCACGTCTGCTGCAGTCGAAGGCGCTCCTTTACGCCTCGTCCGTAAACTCCACGGAATCCAAGTGGATGCCCTGGGAACTCGGCTTCTTTGACGGGCTTCGGTCCCGTGCAGCCGTCCTCCCGGTCTCAAAGACTCCGCAGCCGGACTCTGCCCACAAGGGGATCGAGTATCTGGGCCTTTACCCGTACGTCAGCGAGGAGAGGATCAAAGGATCCGACAACACCACGCTTTGGGTGAATGCAAACAAGACGACCTACACGACCCTGCGGCAGTGGGTCGCAGGGCAGGATCCGATTCCGGTGGAGTAG
- a CDS encoding transposase produces the protein MKSFRERPLMGPYKYVWLDALEVKCREAGRIVNVACLVAVGMTPRAAARSSRSTS, from the coding sequence GTGAAGAGCTTCCGCGAACGGCCGCTCATGGGGCCGTACAAATACGTCTGGCTCGACGCGCTCGAGGTGAAGTGCCGCGAGGCCGGGCGCATCGTGAACGTCGCCTGCCTCGTCGCGGTAGGCATGACGCCGAGGGCCGCCGCGAGATCCTCGCGCTCGACGTCGTGA